One segment of Rhodopirellula baltica SH 1 DNA contains the following:
- a CDS encoding type I restriction-modification system subunit M: MDGSSFADIEKLEADLWSAADNLRANSKLTSSDYFMPVLGIIFLRHAENRFDVATRQIEEDKAAGRMPKRKVIDQDYVRRRALPLPDEARFDWIMQMATSGDKPLPALVTDAMRAIEEKFDPLKGVLPKDYGIFEPQVLEDLMRLFNSEQIRQATGDVFGRIYEYFLARFSIQKAHDNGEFFTPSSLVQMLVNVIEPDHGKVFDPACGSGGMFVQSSHFIEHEGGDTAKRAVFYGQEKNPDTIRIAKMNLAVHGLTGEIGEAITYYEDQHNLVGGADFVMANPPFNVDLVDAERIKTDTDRLPFGLPGVNKQKKVANGNYLWISYFWSYLNEKGRAGFVMSSQASSAGHGEKDVRERIVRTGDVDVMMSIRSNFFYTRSVPCELWFFDRGKPKAQRDHVLMVDARSVYRKVNRTINDFAPEQMANLSSIVWLYRGQKKRFVALVQRYLHSINIETQGCEPPLQELESTLDSVNDKTSAFVKELQRCKLVADAEKEPILAAVTELQEADTAYRKDRQSLWKDLVAYRKGKNEKPPATTKPQRSALAAFTPLAERIRGLIKQIDLLCKLAGRISPLVASLLSDASDEVKEALPFDRRVVGRELKQLDEVRKSAIEQLRRGIYFHRQASWLLERFPDGKLVDVAGLVKLVSLAEIEAADWSLTPGRYVGVAPAEVDENFDFDQTMHDIHVELAGLNAEAVELAAKIQANYEEMVV, translated from the coding sequence ATGGATGGGAGCTCGTTTGCGGATATTGAGAAACTGGAGGCAGACCTTTGGTCGGCGGCGGATAATCTGCGAGCCAACTCGAAGCTGACTTCGAGCGACTACTTCATGCCTGTGCTGGGCATCATCTTTTTGCGCCATGCCGAAAATCGCTTCGATGTGGCGACTCGGCAAATCGAAGAGGACAAGGCCGCTGGTCGGATGCCGAAGCGGAAGGTCATCGACCAGGATTACGTTCGCCGGCGGGCGCTGCCATTGCCCGACGAAGCACGGTTCGATTGGATCATGCAAATGGCTACCAGCGGTGATAAACCGTTGCCAGCGCTCGTAACTGATGCAATGCGGGCGATCGAAGAGAAATTTGATCCGCTCAAGGGCGTACTGCCCAAGGATTATGGCATCTTTGAACCACAGGTACTCGAAGACCTGATGCGGCTGTTCAATAGCGAACAAATCCGCCAGGCCACCGGCGACGTGTTTGGTCGTATTTACGAATACTTCCTTGCTCGCTTTTCAATCCAGAAAGCCCACGATAACGGCGAGTTCTTCACGCCATCATCGTTGGTGCAAATGTTGGTCAATGTCATCGAACCTGATCACGGCAAAGTCTTTGACCCGGCATGCGGTTCGGGTGGAATGTTCGTCCAGTCAAGCCACTTCATCGAACACGAAGGGGGCGACACAGCGAAGAGGGCTGTCTTCTACGGTCAAGAGAAGAACCCCGACACAATCCGAATCGCCAAGATGAACTTGGCCGTTCACGGTCTTACCGGCGAAATCGGCGAAGCGATCACGTATTACGAAGACCAACACAACTTGGTCGGCGGCGCAGACTTCGTGATGGCCAATCCTCCGTTCAACGTCGACTTGGTCGATGCCGAGCGAATCAAGACCGATACGGATCGGTTGCCCTTCGGATTACCAGGCGTCAACAAGCAGAAGAAGGTTGCGAATGGCAACTATCTGTGGATCTCCTATTTCTGGAGCTATCTGAACGAAAAAGGTCGTGCCGGATTCGTCATGTCGTCGCAGGCGTCCAGCGCCGGGCATGGCGAGAAGGACGTTCGTGAACGAATTGTCCGTACGGGGGACGTCGACGTGATGATGTCGATACGGTCGAACTTCTTTTACACCCGCTCGGTTCCGTGTGAGTTGTGGTTCTTTGATCGCGGCAAGCCAAAGGCCCAGCGTGATCACGTCTTGATGGTTGATGCTCGCAGTGTCTACCGCAAAGTGAATCGCACGATCAATGACTTTGCACCCGAGCAGATGGCAAATCTGTCGTCGATTGTTTGGTTGTACCGAGGCCAAAAGAAGCGGTTCGTCGCATTGGTCCAACGATATCTGCACTCGATCAATATCGAAACACAAGGCTGCGAGCCACCACTGCAAGAGTTGGAATCGACGCTCGATAGTGTCAACGATAAGACATCCGCGTTCGTCAAAGAGCTTCAGCGGTGCAAACTCGTCGCGGATGCAGAGAAGGAGCCGATCCTCGCAGCGGTTACGGAACTGCAAGAAGCCGACACAGCCTACCGTAAGGATCGCCAATCGCTGTGGAAGGATTTGGTCGCCTATCGCAAAGGCAAGAATGAGAAACCGCCGGCGACTACGAAGCCTCAGCGGTCCGCGTTGGCGGCTTTCACGCCACTGGCTGAGCGCATTCGCGGGCTGATCAAGCAGATTGATCTGCTGTGCAAATTGGCTGGCCGGATCAGCCCCTTGGTCGCGTCGTTGTTGTCCGATGCAAGCGACGAAGTGAAGGAAGCATTGCCTTTTGATCGCCGCGTGGTAGGCCGAGAATTGAAACAACTTGACGAAGTTCGTAAGTCAGCGATCGAGCAATTGCGGCGTGGCATTTACTTTCATCGCCAAGCATCCTGGTTGCTGGAGCGCTTTCCCGACGGGAAATTGGTGGACGTTGCTGGGTTGGTGAAATTGGTCAGCTTAGCCGAGATCGAAGCGGCGGATTGGAGTCTGACGCCAGGCCGATATGTCGGCGTCGCGCCAGCGGAAGTCGATGAAAATTTTGACTTTGATCAGACGATGCACGACATCCACGTTGAACTCGCGGGTTTGAATGCAGAGGCGGTCGAACTGGCTGCGAAGATTCAAGCGAACTACGAGGAGATGGTCGTTTGA
- a CDS encoding sigma factor-like helix-turn-helix DNA-binding protein has translation MIRLPERFRELGFDAIELEPTITDDDGQSRRESLRLLIVTDLENLIQEAIEIARWHADHGTPENQKFFDFCIQMLPYVGACDKIDPVNERRFDAKSFNHSPDFREMMRMTNSRHLPQSERLKRFVTDDHRFDQNSFEEARYQTPEIIMPFDEARYVAFRDNLLDEMVGVRAELEKSATDTVRAEAHGWLRDPKAPKKSKKKAKEILDAEDVFEFCPELYDAWDEIEQMLMKTALRIETERTLPFEHLLRPASQILADVTELSASENSQNDDPVEISEDQLHRFLDVDSAVEVVQRIIDVESDHPESMGDQAQKLMIEAVQSKAPDELWEALEWFCENMVNRNECIRLLAREAEWILHILLELALIERYIEIRPELSRAERRLFHFMYRRSPWFNDRIPALDQIGTGFLFGLDDEHASLVIGVAGYRGDADQTTELETRWKAFIGLYPFWLELLRSQDTERKSRRKSETMTPEIEDDLGCDDPRDLIDMHLPRELVDASIESVQILAEQYCSATQRPIIVGRFVDRKTQDELAIEFGVSQQAISRTLKSGLDQIRNGLFQDQKVESANDSQMSA, from the coding sequence ATGATCCGGCTACCGGAACGCTTTCGAGAACTCGGGTTCGACGCCATTGAGCTCGAACCCACCATTACGGACGACGATGGTCAGTCACGCCGGGAATCTCTTCGGCTGCTGATCGTCACTGATCTGGAAAACCTTATCCAAGAGGCGATCGAAATCGCTCGCTGGCACGCCGATCATGGCACACCGGAGAATCAGAAGTTCTTCGATTTCTGCATCCAAATGCTTCCGTACGTTGGGGCGTGCGACAAGATCGACCCGGTGAATGAAAGACGATTCGATGCGAAATCGTTCAATCATTCTCCTGACTTCCGAGAAATGATGCGAATGACCAATTCGCGTCACCTTCCCCAGTCAGAACGACTGAAGCGATTTGTTACCGACGACCATCGGTTTGATCAGAACAGTTTTGAAGAAGCTCGCTACCAAACTCCAGAAATCATCATGCCTTTCGATGAGGCTCGATATGTGGCGTTTCGCGACAATCTCTTGGACGAGATGGTTGGGGTAAGGGCTGAGTTAGAAAAATCTGCCACAGACACGGTTAGAGCGGAAGCTCATGGTTGGCTGCGTGATCCAAAGGCTCCAAAAAAGAGCAAGAAGAAAGCAAAGGAAATCTTGGATGCGGAAGATGTCTTTGAGTTCTGTCCGGAGCTTTACGATGCCTGGGACGAGATCGAGCAAATGCTTATGAAAACGGCTTTGCGGATCGAGACCGAGCGTACGCTGCCGTTTGAGCATTTGCTCCGCCCGGCAAGCCAAATCCTTGCTGATGTCACCGAACTGTCTGCATCGGAAAACTCGCAAAATGACGATCCGGTCGAGATCTCCGAGGATCAGCTTCATCGCTTTCTAGATGTCGATTCCGCCGTCGAAGTAGTACAACGCATCATCGACGTCGAATCTGACCATCCCGAGTCGATGGGCGATCAAGCTCAAAAACTGATGATTGAAGCGGTTCAGAGCAAAGCCCCGGACGAACTATGGGAAGCGTTGGAGTGGTTTTGCGAGAACATGGTCAATCGAAATGAGTGCATTCGTTTGCTCGCCAGGGAAGCTGAATGGATTCTTCATATTTTGCTCGAACTCGCGCTCATCGAACGATATATCGAAATTCGCCCTGAGCTTTCGCGAGCCGAACGCCGCCTATTTCACTTCATGTATAGAAGGTCACCTTGGTTCAACGATCGCATTCCAGCGCTCGATCAGATTGGAACTGGATTTCTCTTCGGGCTTGATGATGAGCACGCATCGTTGGTTATCGGCGTCGCTGGTTATCGAGGCGACGCGGACCAGACGACCGAGCTCGAAACACGCTGGAAGGCGTTCATCGGGCTGTATCCGTTTTGGCTGGAGCTTCTCCGTTCGCAGGACACCGAACGAAAGTCCCGGCGCAAGAGTGAAACGATGACGCCAGAAATCGAAGATGATCTCGGGTGCGATGATCCTAGGGATTTGATCGACATGCATTTGCCGAGGGAGTTGGTCGACGCCTCGATTGAAAGTGTCCAGATTCTGGCAGAGCAATACTGTTCCGCCACACAACGACCCATCATCGTCGGACGCTTCGTTGATCGGAAAACGCAGGACGAACTTGCGATTGAATTCGGCGTTTCGCAGCAAGCGATCAGTCGCACGCTGAAATCGGGCTTGGATCAAATACGAAACGGATTGTTTCAGGATCAGAAAGTGGAATCAGCTAACGACAGCCAAATGAGTGCGTAA
- a CDS encoding DoxX family protein gives MTHVGHATSIGRLSLLFIAGGLNHFVSPGVYLKIMPDYLPWPLALVYVSGFFEVLGGGGLAIPQLRRAAGWGLIALLVAVFPANVDMLMNADRFPTIPVWALVARLPLQGVLIAWVWWAAVKSQ, from the coding sequence ATGACGCACGTGGGTCACGCAACTTCAATTGGCCGACTTTCCCTGCTGTTCATCGCTGGCGGCCTGAATCACTTTGTGTCGCCGGGCGTTTACCTGAAGATCATGCCGGACTATTTGCCCTGGCCGTTGGCTTTGGTTTATGTCTCTGGGTTCTTTGAGGTGCTTGGTGGCGGTGGCTTGGCGATACCTCAACTGCGGCGAGCGGCGGGGTGGGGATTGATCGCTCTGCTTGTTGCCGTCTTTCCAGCGAACGTTGACATGCTGATGAACGCGGATCGGTTTCCGACGATCCCGGTTTGGGCATTGGTTGCTCGGCTGCCGTTGCAAGGCGTGCTGATCGCTTGGGTATGGTGGGCGGCGGTGAAATCGCAATGA
- a CDS encoding PIN domain-containing protein has protein sequence MENACPPIVLDTKVLIAGACRHAGSLAYRVLMAVLDGQIQLMLTEGIVAEYADVLGRLPVRKLTGLTAKQNADLILDLISLSHQTQLHFSWRPNLLDEANNKFIEAAIAATAIIVTYNVRDFSHLDLVKHGWDVMTPLEFTTLYDVEN, from the coding sequence TTGGAAAACGCCTGTCCTCCCATCGTTCTTGATACGAAGGTATTGATCGCAGGAGCGTGTCGACATGCAGGTAGCTTGGCTTACCGCGTTCTGATGGCTGTGCTCGACGGTCAAATTCAGCTCATGCTCACCGAGGGCATTGTGGCTGAGTATGCAGACGTCTTGGGGCGTCTTCCGGTAAGAAAGCTGACAGGACTGACGGCGAAACAGAACGCTGATTTGATATTGGATCTCATTTCGCTCTCACACCAAACGCAACTCCATTTCAGTTGGCGACCGAACCTGCTTGATGAAGCGAACAACAAATTTATCGAGGCCGCCATCGCCGCAACCGCGATCATCGTCACGTATAACGTTCGCGATTTTTCGCACCTGGATCTCGTCAAGCACGGATGGGACGTGATGACACCGCTTGAATTCACAACACTTTATGACGTGGAGAATTGA
- a CDS encoding toxin-antitoxin system HicB family antitoxin — protein MATLSLRMRDDLKAKAQDLASKQGVSLNSYINATLAATIAQTETLAMMGDRLSNVDREKLHARVLKFMSKTQTGTEPTPAEIERAVSGE, from the coding sequence ATGGCAACGCTTTCCTTGCGAATGCGAGATGACCTCAAAGCAAAGGCACAAGATTTGGCCAGCAAACAAGGCGTTTCGTTAAACAGTTACATCAACGCAACGCTTGCTGCCACGATCGCTCAGACCGAGACGCTCGCGATGATGGGCGACCGGCTAAGCAATGTCGATCGGGAAAAGTTGCATGCACGAGTGCTGAAGTTCATGTCCAAGACCCAAACCGGAACCGAGCCAACTCCAGCCGAGATTGAGCGAGCCGTCTCGGGAGAGTAA
- a CDS encoding TspO/MBR family protein → MTWRDWYNALDKPTWTPEPSTIGLIWQLLYPIILVTFGYVFYRVARKHIPWPVAIPFAINLIANIAFTPIQFGLRNLPLAALDIAIVWITILWAMKAIWPHHRWTALAQIPYLIWVTIASVLQFSITWNNW, encoded by the coding sequence ATGACCTGGCGAGACTGGTACAACGCTCTCGATAAACCGACTTGGACTCCCGAGCCGTCGACGATCGGTCTGATCTGGCAACTCCTCTATCCGATCATCCTGGTAACGTTCGGCTACGTCTTCTACCGCGTTGCCCGAAAACACATCCCGTGGCCGGTCGCGATCCCGTTCGCCATCAACCTGATCGCCAACATCGCGTTCACCCCAATCCAATTCGGCCTGCGAAACCTCCCGCTCGCCGCTCTCGACATCGCCATCGTCTGGATCACGATCCTCTGGGCCATGAAAGCCATCTGGCCTCACCACCGCTGGACCGCCCTCGCCCAAATCCCATATCTCATCTGGGTCACAATCGCCAGCGTCCTGCAGTTCTCGATCACCTGGAATAACTGGTGA
- a CDS encoding SOUL family heme-binding protein, protein MRKRMVYFTSIAVLVAIGVFVFNKTTRAGYESAEYKVIESDGNFEVREYPDLMLVATSTKIDAQGRDGSFMKLFRYISGANESEQKISMTTPVFMENDKADSEVQMGFVMPKEVAVEGVPSPTGADVDVRKRSGGRFAVLRFSGRLNKKLAKESETKLRTWMESKGLAADDSPEASGVESASYDPPFTPGPLRRNEVLIRLK, encoded by the coding sequence ATGCGTAAACGAATGGTGTATTTCACGAGTATCGCGGTGTTGGTCGCGATCGGGGTGTTTGTGTTCAACAAGACCACTCGAGCTGGCTACGAATCAGCCGAATACAAGGTCATCGAATCCGACGGCAACTTTGAAGTCCGCGAGTACCCCGACCTGATGCTGGTTGCGACGTCCACCAAGATTGACGCCCAAGGCCGCGACGGCAGTTTCATGAAACTGTTCCGCTACATCTCGGGCGCGAACGAATCCGAGCAGAAAATTTCCATGACCACGCCAGTGTTCATGGAAAACGACAAAGCGGATTCGGAAGTCCAAATGGGATTTGTGATGCCGAAGGAAGTCGCCGTCGAGGGCGTGCCATCGCCCACCGGTGCCGACGTCGACGTTCGCAAACGATCCGGCGGCCGATTCGCAGTCCTCCGATTCTCCGGCCGACTCAACAAAAAACTCGCCAAAGAATCCGAAACCAAGCTCCGAACCTGGATGGAATCGAAGGGCCTCGCTGCCGACGACTCGCCTGAAGCCAGTGGTGTCGAATCCGCATCCTACGATCCGCCCTTCACGCCCGGCCCTCTGCGCCGGAATGAAGTTCTGATCCGATTGAAGTGA
- a CDS encoding thiol-disulfide oxidoreductase DCC family protein has product MSNHLSSSSHKVEVFYDGECPLCLREIKLLKWLDRKNRIQFTDIAADDFNAAEYEKTPAQFMDEIHGRLPDGQWIIGVEVFRQLYSAVGLGPLVWPTRLPGISHALDFGYQVFAKNRLRSTGRCTKETCEVG; this is encoded by the coding sequence ATGAGCAACCACCTCTCATCTAGCAGCCACAAGGTCGAAGTCTTCTACGACGGCGAGTGCCCACTGTGCCTGCGAGAAATCAAGCTGCTGAAATGGCTCGATCGCAAAAACCGCATCCAATTCACTGACATCGCAGCGGACGATTTCAACGCGGCAGAATACGAAAAGACGCCCGCTCAATTCATGGATGAAATCCACGGTCGACTTCCTGATGGCCAGTGGATCATCGGCGTCGAAGTCTTCCGCCAACTCTACTCCGCCGTCGGCCTCGGCCCGCTCGTTTGGCCAACCCGCCTCCCCGGCATCTCGCACGCCCTCGACTTCGGCTACCAAGTCTTCGCCAAGAACCGTCTCCGTTCAACCGGTCGCTGTACAAAAGAGACTTGCGAAGTCGGCTGA